Proteins encoded within one genomic window of Mesobacillus subterraneus:
- the yhbH gene encoding sporulation protein YhbH, producing the protein MTDESSHQFVISQEDWSLHRKGHDDQQRHQEKVQEAIKSNLPDLITEENIIMSNGRDVVKIPIRSLDEYKIRYNYDKNKHVSQGDGDSKVGDVVARDGSGQQQGPGKGQGAGDQAGEDYYEAEVSMMEIEEALFKELELPNLKKKEEQEHLVENIEFNDIRKTGLMGNIDKKRTMMSAYKRNAMTGKPSFHPIYKEDLKFKTWNEVVKPDSKAVVLAMMDTSGSMGLWEKYMARSFFFWMTRFLRSKYETVEIEFIAHHTEAKVVSEEDFFSKGESGGTICSSAYRKALELIDVKYNPSKFNIYPFHFSDGDNLTSDNARCVKLVEELMKVSNMFGYGEVNQYNRHSTLMSAYKNIKDDNFRYYILKQKADVFHAMKSFFKNEENKMYA; encoded by the coding sequence ATGACCGATGAAAGCAGTCACCAGTTTGTGATTTCCCAGGAAGATTGGTCCCTCCACCGAAAAGGACATGATGACCAACAGCGCCATCAGGAAAAGGTGCAGGAAGCAATAAAGAGCAATCTGCCTGATTTAATCACCGAAGAGAATATTATCATGTCCAACGGCAGGGATGTCGTAAAGATTCCAATAAGGTCACTGGATGAGTACAAGATCCGTTATAACTATGATAAGAACAAACATGTCAGCCAGGGGGACGGAGACAGTAAAGTCGGCGATGTCGTCGCCCGTGATGGCTCCGGACAGCAGCAAGGTCCTGGGAAGGGGCAAGGAGCAGGAGACCAGGCGGGTGAAGATTACTACGAAGCAGAAGTATCAATGATGGAAATCGAAGAAGCTTTATTTAAAGAGCTGGAGCTTCCTAACCTCAAGAAGAAGGAAGAACAGGAGCATCTCGTTGAAAATATTGAATTCAACGATATCAGGAAGACTGGATTGATGGGGAATATTGATAAAAAGCGGACCATGATGTCTGCATATAAACGGAATGCGATGACCGGGAAACCATCCTTCCACCCTATTTACAAGGAGGACTTGAAGTTCAAGACCTGGAATGAGGTCGTGAAGCCTGATTCAAAGGCCGTAGTTCTTGCGATGATGGATACGAGCGGAAGTATGGGACTGTGGGAAAAATATATGGCGAGAAGCTTTTTCTTCTGGATGACTCGTTTCCTTCGTTCCAAGTATGAAACCGTTGAAATCGAATTTATCGCCCACCATACAGAAGCAAAGGTAGTATCCGAAGAAGACTTTTTCTCTAAAGGGGAAAGCGGAGGTACCATTTGTTCATCTGCTTATCGAAAAGCATTAGAACTTATTGATGTAAAATACAATCCAAGCAAGTTTAACATTTACCCATTCCATTTTTCAGATGGTGATAACCTGACCTCCGACAATGCCCGCTGTGTGAAGTTAGTAGAAGAACTGATGAAGGTCTCCAATATGTTTGGTTATGGAGAAGTCAATCAGTACAACCGCCACTCGACCCTAATGTCCGCGTATAAAAACATTAAAGATGATAACTTCCGTTACTATATCCTCAAGCAGAAGGCCGACGTATTCCACGCGATGAAAAGCTTTTTCAAAAATGAAGAAAATAAAATGTATGCTTAA